Genomic window (Chryseobacterium bernardetii):
TTATGACTGATAAAAAATCAAACATTAAAAAGTAAATCTCGTACAATGTACATTATACATTGTACTTTAATACAACTAAACATGGCAAAAGAAATAAAATTCGATATCGAAGCAAGAGATGCTTTAAAAAGAGGTGTTGATGCATTAGCAAATGCAGTGAAAGTAACTTTAGGTCCTAAAGGAAGAAATGTGGTAATCGAAAAATCTTTCGGTGCTCCACACGTAACTAAGGACGGGGTTTCTGTAGCAAAAGAAATCGAACTTGAAGATAAAGTAGAAAACATGGGAGCTCAAATGGTAAAAGAAGTGGCTTCCAAAACTAATGATATCGCAGGAGACGGTACTACTACCGCTACTGTATTGGCACAGGCTATCGTAAGAGAAGGTCTTAAGAACGTAGCTGCAGGTGCTAACCCAATGGATCTTAAAAGAGGTATAGACAAAGCAGTAACTGCTGTTGTTGCTAACCTTAAATCTCAATCTCAGGAGGTTGGAGATTCTTCAGAAAAAATTAAACAGGTTGCTTCTATTTCTGCTAACAACGATGATACTATCGGTTCTTTAATCGCTGAAGCGTTCGGAAAAGTAGGTAAAGAAGGAGTAATCACTGTAGAAGAAGCTAAAGGTACTGATACAACGGTAGATGTTGTAGAAGGTATGCAGTTCGACAGAGGTTACCAGTCACCTTACTTCGTGACTAACCCTGAGAAAATGTTAGCTGAACTAGAAAACCCATATATCCTTTTAGTAGAGAAGAAAATCTCTTCAATGAAAGAATTACTTCCGGTTCTTGAGCCAATTGCACAAGGTGGTAAGTCTTTATTAATTATCTCTGAAGAAGTTGAAGGAGAAGCTTTAGCTACTTTAGTGGTAAACAAACTAAGAGGTTCTCTTAAAATTGCTGCTGTAAAAGCTCCTGGATTCGGAGACAGAAGAAAAGCAATGTTAGAAGATATCGCGATCCTAACAGGTGGACAAGTAATTTCTGAGGAGCAAGGTTTCACTATGGAAAACATCTCTT
Coding sequences:
- the groL gene encoding chaperonin GroEL (60 kDa chaperone family; promotes refolding of misfolded polypeptides especially under stressful conditions; forms two stacked rings of heptamers to form a barrel-shaped 14mer; ends can be capped by GroES; misfolded proteins enter the barrel where they are refolded when GroES binds) produces the protein MAKEIKFDIEARDALKRGVDALANAVKVTLGPKGRNVVIEKSFGAPHVTKDGVSVAKEIELEDKVENMGAQMVKEVASKTNDIAGDGTTTATVLAQAIVREGLKNVAAGANPMDLKRGIDKAVTAVVANLKSQSQEVGDSSEKIKQVASISANNDDTIGSLIAEAFGKVGKEGVITVEEAKGTDTTVDVVEGMQFDRGYQSPYFVTNPEKMLAELENPYILLVEKKISSMKELLPVLEPIAQGGKSLLIISEEVEGEALATLVVNKLRGSLKIAAVKAPGFGDRRKAMLEDIAILTGGQVISEEQGFTMENISLDMLGTAEKVTIDKDNTTVVNGGGDEAKIKGRVAQIKAQMETTTSDYDREKLQERLAKLAGGVAVLYVGAASEVEMKEKKDRVDDALHATRAAVEEGIVAGGGVALVRAISSLNDLAGDNADETTGIKIVKRAIEEPLRQIVANAGGEGSVIVAKVAEGNGDFGYNAKTDEYVQMLEAGIIDPTKVTRVALENAASVSGMLLTTECVITEVKSAEPAMPMGGGMPGMM